GGTAGCCGCGTTCGCCCGGGGGATGTGGGACGGGCGTGAGCTGCTGGCTGGGCTGGCGGCGGGCGGGCTGCTGCTCAAACCCCAGTACGCGGTGGTGTTGGTGGTGGTGCTGGTGGTGACCCGCCGCTGGCGCTCCCTCGGCGTGGTGGCCGCTGCGGGGGTGCTCGCGTACCTGGCCGGAGCCGAGCTGGCGGGCTGGGGTTGGGTGGGTGAGTGGCTCGACCAGGTGAGCTGGCTAGCCGAGGCCGACGCCCCCGCCAACGGGCACAACGCCATCTCCTTCCTGGGGGTGGCGGAGTCGCTGTGGGGGTTCGGCGCCCCGGTGGCCCAGGTGGTGGGATGGGGTCTCGCCGCGGTGGCGGCGTGCCTGGTCGCCGGGTGGTGGTGGCGCGCGCCGCGCTCGGCCGTGCCGGCGCTCATGGCGGTCACCGCGCCGGTCGTGCTGCTGGTCGCGCCGCACGCCATCTACTACGACGGCGGCCTGCTCGTGCTCGCCTTGGCGATCCTGGCGGCAGGCTTCGCCACGTCCACCCGCACCAGGTGGGCGGTAGCCGTCGTCTACGGCATCTCGCTGCTCCAGCCGTGGTCGAACTCACTGCGAGTGGCCCCGGTGTTCGTGGTGACGGTCGGGGTCCTCGGGTGGGCCGCGGCCCGATGGACGGCGGAGCGCCGAGCTGCGCGGGTGCCCGGCCCGGGCGCTGCCGGCGCTGCGGGCGCGCACCCGCCGATCACCTAGATTCGTAGAGCCGCTCGCGGGTGCGAGCCATCACTGAAGGGAAGCGACTGGTGGCCAACATCTACTACGAGAAGGACGCCGACCGTTCCGTCATCGCCAACCGGAAGGTGGCGATCATCGGGTACGGATCACAGGGGCATGCGCACGCCCTGAACCTCAAGGACTCGGGCATCGATGTGCGCATCGGGCTGCGCGAGGGATCGAGTTCGCGGGAGAAGGCCACCGCTGCCGGGCTGAAGGTCGCGTCCATCGCGGAGGCTTCGGCCGAGGCGGACCTGATCATGATCCTGGCGCCCGACACGGAGCAGAAGGCCATCTACGAGCGCGACATCGCGCCCGGCCTCGACGACGGTGACGCGCTGTTCTTCGCCCACGGCTTCAACATCCGCTTCGGTCGCATCGTCCCGCCGGCCGGGGTCGACGTGGTGATGGTCGCTCCCAAGGGCCCCGGTCACCTCGTGCGCCGGACCTACGAGGAGGGTGGCGGCGTGCCGTGCCTGCTCGCCGTCGAACAGGACGCCACCGGCAAGGCCAAGCAACTCGGGCTCGCCTACGCGGATGCCATCGGCGGGGCGCGAGCGGGGGTGATCGAGACCACCTTCACCGAGGAGTGCGAGACCGACCTCTTCGGTGAGCAGGTGGTGCTGTGCGGAGGCACCACCGCCCTGGTCCAAGCGGGGTTCCAGACGCTGGTCGACGCGGGGTACCAGCCCGAGATCGCGTACTTCGAGTGCCTCCACGAGCTGAAGCTCATCGTCGACCTCATGTACGAGCAGGGCATCTCCGGGATGCGCTACTCGATCTCCGACACCGCCGAGTACGGCGACTTGACCCGTGGCCCCCGGGTCATCAACGACGCCGTGAAGGCGGAGATGCGGGTCATCCTCGAAGAGATCCGCTCGGGGAAGTTCGCCGAGGAGTGGATCGCCGAGAGCGAGGCCGGCCGCCCCAACTTCCTGGCTCTGGAGGCGGCGGGCAAGGAGGCCCAGATCGAGAAAGTGGGTGAGCAGCTCCGGGCGATGATGCCCTGGATCAGCGCGGGCAAGACCCGCGTGCAGGACGCCTCCGGCGGCCAGGGCTGACCGCCCAGGCGAGCTCGTTGGGTCGCGGCGCTCGCAGACCTTAGGCTGGCGCCGCTTCGCTGCGACCACACCGCCCGAGGAGGATCCGCCATGCCCGAGTCCGAGTGGGGGTTCGAGACCCGCCAGATCCACGCAGGTCAGGAACCAGACCCGGCCACCGGCTCCCGCGCGGTGCCCATCTACCAGACCACCTCGTACCAGTTCCGCGACACCACTCACGCCGCGAACCTCTTCGCCCTGGCCGAGGTGGGCAACATCTACACCCGGATCATGAACCCGACCCAGGCGGTGTTCGAGGCCCGGATCAACAGCCTGGAAGGCGGCTGCACCACCGCGATCGGCATCCCTGGTGCGCTGGCGCTGTCGAGCGGTCAAGCGGCGGAGACCTTCGCCATCCTCAACCTGGCCGAGCACGGCAGCCACATCGTGTCCTCCGCGGCCCTCTACGGCGGCACCTACAACCTCTTCCACTACACGCTGCCCAAGATGGGCATCGAGGTCACCTTCATCGATGACCCCGACGACCTCGACGAGTGGCGTGGGGCCATCCGCGACAACACCAAGGCGTTCTACGGGGAGACGATCGGCAACCCCCGCAATGACGTCCTCGACATCGAAGGTGTGTCGGCCGTCGCGCACGAGGCGGGCATCCCCCTCATCGTCGACAACACGGTGGCCACGCCGTGGCTGATCCGCCCGCTCGAGCTCGGCGCGGACATCGTCGTGCACTCGGCCACCAAGTTCATCGGTGGGCACGGCACGTCCATCGGCGGCGTGATCGTCGACGGTGGGTCGTTCGACTTCTCCGCCAGCGGGAAGTTCCCGATGTTCACCGATCCTGACCCCAGCTACCACGGGCTCGCCTACTGGCCGGCGCTCGGCCCCGGCAGCTACATCCTCAAGGCCCGGGTCCAGCT
This DNA window, taken from Rhabdothermincola sediminis, encodes the following:
- a CDS encoding glycosyltransferase family 87 protein; translation: MGPPLGRPSPALVRNTRALLAALGIAFAVALLTGSGSTTASGRLGGDYPSFYAAGKLLLEDPSRLYDPQAQAREQQGLFGDERDGGQLYFAYPPYDALPYAALAQLPYRLSYAVHTAAMVAAAVAALWLVRPMAPLVDRYFEQTVLAALVFYPLFKGVTGGQNTALVLLAVAAFARGMWDGRELLAGLAAGGLLLKPQYAVVLVVVLVVTRRWRSLGVVAAAGVLAYLAGAELAGWGWVGEWLDQVSWLAEADAPANGHNAISFLGVAESLWGFGAPVAQVVGWGLAAVAACLVAGWWWRAPRSAVPALMAVTAPVVLLVAPHAIYYDGGLLVLALAILAAGFATSTRTRWAVAVVYGISLLQPWSNSLRVAPVFVVTVGVLGWAAARWTAERRAARVPGPGAAGAAGAHPPIT
- the ilvC gene encoding ketol-acid reductoisomerase — protein: MTEGKRLVANIYYEKDADRSVIANRKVAIIGYGSQGHAHALNLKDSGIDVRIGLREGSSSREKATAAGLKVASIAEASAEADLIMILAPDTEQKAIYERDIAPGLDDGDALFFAHGFNIRFGRIVPPAGVDVVMVAPKGPGHLVRRTYEEGGGVPCLLAVEQDATGKAKQLGLAYADAIGGARAGVIETTFTEECETDLFGEQVVLCGGTTALVQAGFQTLVDAGYQPEIAYFECLHELKLIVDLMYEQGISGMRYSISDTAEYGDLTRGPRVINDAVKAEMRVILEEIRSGKFAEEWIAESEAGRPNFLALEAAGKEAQIEKVGEQLRAMMPWISAGKTRVQDASGGQG
- a CDS encoding bifunctional o-acetylhomoserine/o-acetylserine sulfhydrylase gives rise to the protein MPESEWGFETRQIHAGQEPDPATGSRAVPIYQTTSYQFRDTTHAANLFALAEVGNIYTRIMNPTQAVFEARINSLEGGCTTAIGIPGALALSSGQAAETFAILNLAEHGSHIVSSAALYGGTYNLFHYTLPKMGIEVTFIDDPDDLDEWRGAIRDNTKAFYGETIGNPRNDVLDIEGVSAVAHEAGIPLIVDNTVATPWLIRPLELGADIVVHSATKFIGGHGTSIGGVIVDGGSFDFSASGKFPMFTDPDPSYHGLAYWPALGPGSYILKARVQLLRDIGAAVSPFNAFLFLQGLETLSLRMERHNANARAVAEFLAQHPQVERVQYAGLPGSPWYERVQRYTGGRGAGSVPAFVIKGGVEAGRRFVEALELHSHVANIGDVRSLAIHPATTTHSQLTEQEQRDTGVEPGLVRLSVGLETIEDIIADLEKGFAAAG